From one Pararge aegeria chromosome 21, ilParAegt1.1, whole genome shotgun sequence genomic stretch:
- the LOC120633169 gene encoding lipase 3-like, with amino-acid sequence MGTVTALHNMRAVYLLLCLALARCASASIFRHQLRPHTDSLIVQPLDYVDQYQQHAKETKMHLRGPVSSSEETKERISYDDLNDYASPLRSGDRNWNSPLFSAMITPGEPIPFGDVISWHGVEIATGAKSLVKDKKDIERIFNNAYNNMQHLSEEDKKKIHETFETTTLTANEDVHLNATQLIKKHGYGVEEHVVKTDDGYFLTLFRILPRQVSLEEKPRPVVFLMHGFLGSADEWLLNGPEKSLAYLLSEAGYDVWLGNVRGTTYSRRHVSKHESHPDFWHFSIDEIALHDLPAMIDYTLKTTEQKKLHYVGYSQGSTVFFAWVATHPEVRDKIVSMHALAPMVYMTNVRSPLIRMISPASRFYERIAQELGHGEFKLSKELIQTVGGDMCEKEIGCKHVCSNVNFVMTGVDTAGIDTELIPVIVSHLPGGASTRQIKQFGQAVSSHEFRKYDYGIDINKKIYGLRHPPKYNMTEVKVPVSLYYSEEDWLVHPKDVERLQKELPDVRGTFKVSEKHFSHMDFQFSKKAPEVVYKWLIESIKKTKTY; translated from the coding sequence ATGGGCACAGTTACCGCACTTCACAACATGAGGGCTGTCTACCTCCTGCTCTGCCTCGCTCTGGCTCGCTGCGCCTCGGCCAGCATCTTCCGCCACCAGCTGCGCCCTCACACGGACAGTCTGATTGTCCAGCCGCTCGACTACGTGGACCAGTACCAGCAGCATGCCAAGGAAACCAAAATGCACCTCCGAGGACCAGTCTCCTCCTCGGAAGAGACCAAGGAACGCATCAGCTACGACGACTTGAACGACTACGCTTCCCCACTGCGATCCGGCGACAGAAACTGGAATTCCCCGCTGTTCTCCGCAATGATAACACCGGGAGAGCCGATACCTTTCGGTGACGTTATATCCTGGCACGGCGTCGAAATAGCGACTGGAGCGAAATCACTCGTCAAGGACAAGAAAGACATCGAACGAATTTTCAACAACGCCTACAACAATATGCAACACCTGAGCGAGGAGGACAAGAAGAAGATTCACGAAACTTTCGAAACGACCACCTTAACCGCCAATGAAGATGTCCACTTAAACGCTACGCAACTGATCAAGAAACACGGATACGGAGTAGAAGAGCACGTCGTGAAAACCGACGACGGTTACTTCCTCACCCTGTTCCGCATTCTGCCGAGACAAGTATCCCTTGAAGAGAAACCGCGTCCAGTTGTGTTCCTCATGCACGGATTCCTGGGCAGCGCTGATGAATGGCTACTAAATGGTCCAGAGAAATCCCTCGCCTATTTACTGTCGGAAGCCGGATACGACGTATGGCTCGGCAACGTTCGAGGAACCACATACTCCCGCCGTCACGTCAGCAAGCACGAATCTCACCCCGACTTCTGGCACTTCAGCATCGACGAAATCGCCCTCCACGACTTGCCCGCCATGATAGACTACACCCTCAAGACTACGGAACAAAAGAAGCTGCACTACGTCGGTTACTCTCAGGGCTCCACAGTATTCTTCGCTTGGGTCGCAACCCATCCTGAGGTCAGAGACAAGATCGTATCGATGCACGCTCTGGCACCGATGGTCTACATGACTAACGTACGCAGTCCTCTGATAAGGATGATATCACCGGCCAGCCGCTTCTACGAGCGTATTGCACAGGAACTAGGACACGGAGAGTTCAAACTTAGCAAGGAGCTCATTCAAACTGTCGGAGGAGACATGTGTGAAAAGGAAATCGGATGCAAGCACGTGTGCTCGAACGTAAACTTCGTAATGACCGGCGTTGATACCGCTGGAATAGACACAGAACTGATCCCCGTGATCGTAAGCCACTTGCCCGGCGGAGCGTCAACGAGACAGATCAAACAGTTCGGGCAGGCTGTGTCGTCGCACGAGTTCAGGAAGTACGACTACGGCATTGACATTAACAAGAAGATCTACGGTCTCCGCCATCCGCCTAAGTACAACATGACTGAAGTGAAAGTCCCGGTGAGCCTTTACTACAGCGAAGAGGACTGGCTTGTGCATCCCAAGGACGTAGAGAGGCTGCAGAAGGAGTTACCTGACGTAAGAGGAACCTTCAAAGTTTCGGAGAAACACTTCAGCCACATGGACTTCCAATTCTCTAAGAAAGCCCCCGAGGTTGTCTACAAGTGGCTGATCGAATCTATCAAGAAGACCAAAACTTATTAG